One genomic segment of Pleurocapsa minor HA4230-MV1 includes these proteins:
- a CDS encoding circadian clock KaiB family protein, translating to MINVLPQVFKGIALFTPGGDLIYGINSSKQTQWHVHLCHELQKMLNLADSPHFLVPGYTATVERWLDPTTHQLQTIAEVYPAVQQYIPLLQALFKLDAKTEWQIAPWQEEHCHRAVIETYKPHFPQLWQRQDLVIRLDPKQSTKLPSKDSGIIQDHIRTTVIKSEGYNLRLFISSQNDSAEKTLSNLHQLLEERLTNPYTLKVIDVAKNPEQAIIHRVITTPTLIRVSPGPVKRIVGQLDDISRVLQIISSFH from the coding sequence ATGATAAATGTTCTGCCTCAAGTATTTAAAGGTATAGCCTTGTTTACACCAGGGGGAGATTTGATTTATGGCATCAATTCGAGTAAACAAACTCAATGGCATGTTCATTTATGTCATGAATTACAAAAGATGCTCAATTTAGCTGATTCACCTCATTTTCTCGTACCTGGATATACAGCCACAGTAGAGCGTTGGTTAGACCCTACAACTCATCAGCTACAGACTATTGCCGAAGTTTACCCCGCAGTACAGCAATATATCCCTTTATTGCAAGCATTATTTAAACTCGATGCCAAAACTGAATGGCAAATTGCTCCTTGGCAAGAAGAGCATTGTCATCGGGCAGTAATTGAGACTTATAAACCCCATTTTCCGCAACTTTGGCAGCGACAAGATTTAGTTATTCGTCTTGACCCTAAACAATCAACTAAATTGCCTTCTAAAGACTCTGGGATAATTCAAGATCACATCAGAACAACTGTAATCAAGAGCGAAGGATACAATCTACGCCTGTTTATTTCCAGTCAGAATGATAGTGCCGAAAAAACCTTAAGTAATCTTCATCAGCTATTAGAAGAAAGATTGACTAATCCCTACACCTTAAAAGTGATTGATGTTGCTAAAAACCCCGAACAAGCGATAATACACCGAGTTATAACCACCCCGACTTTAATTCGAGTCTCTCCTGGGCCTGTCAAACGTATTGTGGGACAGCTTGACGATATCTCTAGAGTCTTACAGATTATTTCGAGTTTTCATTAG
- a CDS encoding type IV pilus twitching motility protein PilT, with protein MNQKVDQQSRPLPPPPPSTIGRTSNSLPVEVKAENSAVKAPTSASNNKPQRASGQPSLAYIIKQAYDKGYSDVHVGVGEVPRMRDRGEMALTEYPKTDRQTFMSWLHEILSDREVEQFKRELEFDGATQYEFARVRINVFDTLLGPALVMRLIPLKILTMDDLGLPPVFRDISDEHKGLILVTGPTGSGKSTTMAAMVDYINTEHAKHIITIEDPIEFVHRSKRSLIKQREVGINTHKFDHALKAALREDPDIILIGEMRDRETVNTALKAAQTGHLVMGTLHTNSAVKTIERILTLYTAEEQDAMRVAISESLVAVISQGLCRTTDGKRAAYHDIMVNTETVKEYIKQGKYDEIQNLMLDGEYDGMITTNQALFSLYEEGRITEEVAMEMSPTANEMAMMLRGRI; from the coding sequence ATGAATCAAAAAGTAGATCAACAATCTCGACCACTGCCACCACCCCCACCATCCACTATTGGCAGAACTAGTAATTCATTACCTGTCGAAGTAAAAGCGGAAAATTCTGCTGTTAAAGCTCCAACATCAGCGTCAAACAACAAACCACAGAGAGCTTCTGGTCAACCCTCTTTGGCATATATCATTAAACAGGCATACGACAAAGGATACTCCGATGTTCATGTGGGAGTAGGAGAAGTCCCCAGAATGCGCGATCGCGGAGAAATGGCACTAACAGAGTATCCCAAAACCGATCGCCAAACTTTTATGAGTTGGCTACATGAGATTTTAAGCGATCGCGAAGTAGAACAGTTCAAGCGAGAACTAGAATTTGATGGTGCAACTCAGTACGAGTTTGCTAGGGTCAGGATCAACGTGTTTGACACTCTGCTAGGCCCTGCCTTAGTAATGCGTCTGATTCCCCTCAAAATCTTGACCATGGACGACTTGGGTTTACCCCCAGTTTTTCGGGATATTTCTGACGAACATAAAGGTTTAATCTTAGTTACGGGGCCGACGGGTTCAGGTAAATCGACCACTATGGCAGCGATGGTAGACTACATCAACACCGAACATGCCAAGCATATTATTACCATTGAAGATCCGATTGAATTTGTCCATCGGAGTAAACGCTCTTTAATTAAACAACGAGAAGTTGGCATCAATACTCACAAATTCGATCATGCCCTCAAAGCAGCATTGCGGGAAGATCCTGATATTATCTTGATTGGGGAAATGCGCGATCGCGAAACGGTCAATACGGCCCTCAAAGCAGCCCAAACAGGTCACTTGGTCATGGGAACGTTACATACCAACAGTGCGGTTAAAACTATTGAAAGGATTTTGACTCTCTACACTGCCGAAGAACAGGATGCGATGCGCGTGGCAATTTCCGAGTCCCTAGTAGCTGTCATCTCTCAAGGATTATGTCGCACCACAGATGGTAAACGAGCTGCGTATCATGACATCATGGTTAATACAGAAACCGTCAAAGAATATATTAAACAGGGTAAGTATGATGAGATTCAGAATCTGATGTTGGATGGAGAATATGACGGAATGATTACTACCAATCAAGCTCTCTTCAGTCTTTACGAAGAAGGCAGAATTACCGAGGAAGTAGCCATGGAAATGTCTCCGACAGCCAATGAAATGGCGATGATGCTCAGAGGTAGAATCTAA
- the queA gene encoding tRNA preQ1(34) S-adenosylmethionine ribosyltransferase-isomerase QueA — MDQDFLLSSYTYQLPQELIAQSPAEPRDSSRLLIVNSRREPTHSTFRDLPNWLKPGDLLVLNNTRVIPARLYGHKTTGSQLEILLIEERASNCWLALVKPGKRFTIGATINFDALGNPDSNNNPLQATVIGKDEATGGRILQFELAPGQSLWQLLDDYGQLPLPPYITDSDAPDERYQTVYANQPGAIAAPTAGLHFTPELLAQLERQGIEQTQITLHVGIGTFRPVETEQIKNHAMHQEWIEVSAETVAKIKATKARGGRVIAVGTTATRALEGAAREAKSDSIEPFRGKTNLFIYPGYQWQVVDGLITNFHLPGSSLLMLVSAMIGREQLLSLYQQAIALEYRFYSFGDAMLILPQAR; from the coding sequence ATGGATCAAGATTTTTTGCTTTCTAGCTACACTTACCAATTGCCTCAAGAGCTGATAGCCCAGTCTCCTGCCGAGCCGCGAGATAGCTCTCGTCTACTGATCGTAAATTCACGGCGAGAGCCTACCCACTCAACTTTTCGGGACTTGCCCAATTGGTTAAAACCAGGTGACTTGCTCGTCCTGAACAATACCCGCGTTATTCCTGCTCGTCTTTATGGTCATAAAACTACGGGTTCTCAGCTAGAAATTTTGCTGATTGAAGAGCGAGCGTCTAACTGTTGGCTGGCTCTAGTCAAACCTGGCAAGCGTTTTACGATTGGAGCAACCATCAACTTTGATGCTCTGGGTAATCCCGACTCAAACAATAATCCACTCCAGGCTACAGTGATCGGCAAAGATGAAGCCACAGGGGGGAGAATCTTGCAGTTTGAGCTAGCTCCAGGTCAGTCTCTCTGGCAGCTATTGGATGATTATGGACAGCTTCCTTTGCCCCCCTATATTACGGATAGTGATGCTCCTGACGAGCGATATCAGACTGTATATGCCAATCAACCAGGAGCGATCGCAGCACCCACCGCAGGTTTACACTTTACCCCCGAATTATTAGCTCAACTAGAGCGCCAGGGGATTGAACAGACTCAAATTACGCTTCATGTGGGAATTGGCACTTTTCGTCCTGTAGAAACAGAGCAAATTAAGAATCATGCCATGCACCAAGAATGGATTGAAGTCAGTGCAGAAACCGTAGCCAAGATTAAAGCCACGAAAGCCAGAGGAGGTCGAGTCATTGCCGTGGGGACAACTGCCACCAGAGCCTTAGAAGGAGCAGCTAGAGAAGCCAAATCAGACTCGATCGAGCCTTTTCGCGGTAAGACTAATTTGTTTATCTATCCAGGCTATCAGTGGCAAGTAGTAGATGGCTTAATCACTAATTTTCATTTACCAGGTTCTAGCTTGTTAATGCTGGTGAGTGCCATGATTGGTCGAGAGCAGTTGTTGAGTCTTTACCAACAAGCGATCGCTCTTGAATATCGTTTTTATTCCTTTGGCGATGCCATGCTAATTTTGCCTCAAGCCAGGTGA
- the wecB gene encoding UDP-N-acetylglucosamine 2-epimerase (non-hydrolyzing) encodes MTKPISVGVILGTRPEAIKLAPVIEQLNLTQIKTHVILTGQHREMVDRVMELFNLEADFDLGIMKPQQTLSSITCDSLQGLGKIFTQIKPQLIFVQGDTTTAFAAALAAFYHQIAIAHVEAGLRTDNLYNPYPEEANRRLISQIAQLHFAPTELAVKNLQKSGVTGEIHHTGNTVIDTLLTVAGNKPKCEIANLDWSKYRVLLATVHRRENWGRPLTDILQGFNAILDRFPDTALLLPLHRNPTVREPIKAALGDRPRVFLTEPLDYSELVGAIARCHLLLTDSGGLQEEAPSLGKPVLVLRETTERPEAVQAGTAKLIGTDPQTIVNATAELLENDHLYNQMATAINPFGDGQASVRIVKIAQDYLTKNL; translated from the coding sequence ATGACTAAACCAATTTCTGTCGGAGTAATTTTAGGAACTCGCCCAGAGGCAATTAAGCTCGCTCCAGTAATCGAACAGCTTAATCTAACTCAAATTAAAACCCATGTGATTCTGACAGGGCAACATCGAGAAATGGTAGATCGGGTGATGGAGCTATTTAACCTCGAAGCAGATTTCGATTTAGGCATAATGAAACCGCAGCAAACCCTCAGTAGTATTACCTGTGATAGCTTACAGGGTTTGGGTAAGATTTTTACGCAGATTAAACCACAGTTGATTTTTGTTCAAGGCGACACCACAACTGCCTTTGCTGCTGCTCTGGCTGCTTTTTATCATCAGATTGCGATCGCTCATGTTGAAGCAGGCTTGCGTACTGATAATTTATATAATCCTTATCCTGAAGAAGCAAACCGTCGCCTAATTTCACAAATTGCTCAACTGCATTTTGCACCGACGGAACTAGCGGTTAAAAATCTGCAAAAGTCAGGGGTGACAGGCGAAATTCATCATACAGGTAATACGGTAATTGATACTTTATTAACCGTAGCGGGGAATAAGCCCAAATGTGAGATAGCTAATTTAGATTGGTCAAAATATCGAGTATTGTTAGCTACGGTTCATCGTCGCGAAAATTGGGGGAGACCACTGACAGATATTTTGCAGGGATTTAATGCCATCTTGGATCGTTTCCCCGACACAGCTTTACTGCTGCCGCTACACCGTAATCCTACCGTGCGAGAGCCAATTAAAGCAGCACTTGGCGATCGCCCTAGAGTATTTCTCACAGAACCATTAGACTATAGCGAACTGGTTGGTGCGATCGCTCGCTGTCATTTGTTGTTAACCGATTCGGGCGGATTACAGGAAGAAGCCCCCAGTTTAGGGAAACCTGTGTTGGTGCTGAGAGAAACCACAGAAAGACCAGAAGCCGTTCAAGCGGGTACAGCCAAGCTGATTGGCACCGATCCTCAAACCATAGTTAATGCCACCGCTGAATTACTTGAAAACGACCATCTCTATAATCAAATGGCAACGGCGATTAATCCTTTTGGTGATGGTCAAGCATCCGTTAGAATTGTCAAAATTGCTCAAGATTATTTAACAAAAAACTTATAG
- a CDS encoding cache domain-containing protein yields the protein MAPSQSSFRRILLSRILLVSVPVLLIGVYVTYRKARSAFLETARQNLTESAVRKGETIQHSIEALQNNLASASDAAIARSDILNGELLIAQLEEVLPIGILCAQITDLETNAITSSTCKEPVELENNTWKKKQRVFTTASQVDVKLLSSTASLLRNSAEASENPSGRQLKLWLTAPIYDRQGNLRYALSIKSAILAQEIVEPGSLEGYPVVIDQDGTILAHPFEQRVGRNVKQMSDAQRLTELMQNAIANKPDFLHLFYLETDGVELVTGYSSIPSPITSNKGEKWIILAVSPLDAALEPLKDIQQALVGMTLGLIAACSLATLYLSRELARPLEQIRDYSLKDQHLNSHVDRLPENFKIREFNQLSLSLNDMVGRLRAWGDEIITAWKQAQTANQLKSEFLATTSHELRTPLNGIINCIRVVQDGYCDSKEEEREFLQQADDAAIHLLGIINDVLDISKIEAGKLSLRIEPVNLNRVLNEVVDLHLVSIQQKNLHLKMPVWGKKLYVLADAAKLKQVLINIVSNAVKFTDFGTITITITTQLLTSDREFDNYQYSLASKADYQRDIEASSDNIALAAKAQITEEYNSPNSSTNSSTADSYPETQQQEPNQYVVVKIEDTGIGIDPSQQHKLFNPFVMVDGSTTRKFGGTGLGLAISRNLMDLMQGTISLESPGIGQGTAVSISIPLTEIIVSNEQ from the coding sequence ATGGCACCTAGTCAATCTTCTTTTCGACGAATTTTACTCTCGCGCATTCTGTTAGTCAGTGTTCCCGTCTTGCTAATTGGCGTATATGTCACTTATAGAAAGGCTCGTTCGGCTTTTTTGGAGACTGCTAGACAGAATTTAACCGAAAGTGCCGTGAGAAAGGGAGAAACAATTCAACATTCGATTGAAGCTTTACAAAATAACCTGGCGAGTGCCAGCGATGCAGCAATTGCTCGCTCAGATATTTTAAATGGAGAGTTACTAATTGCTCAACTAGAAGAAGTCTTGCCAATAGGCATTCTCTGCGCTCAGATTACCGATCTCGAAACTAATGCTATCACTTCTTCTACCTGTAAAGAGCCAGTTGAGCTAGAAAATAATACCTGGAAGAAAAAACAGCGAGTTTTTACCACTGCGTCTCAAGTGGATGTCAAATTACTTTCCTCTACCGCATCTTTGTTACGAAATTCTGCCGAAGCCAGTGAAAATCCTTCAGGTCGTCAATTAAAATTGTGGTTGACTGCCCCTATCTACGATCGCCAAGGTAATCTGCGCTACGCCTTAAGTATCAAGTCTGCTATTCTTGCTCAAGAAATCGTTGAGCCAGGTTCATTAGAAGGCTATCCCGTAGTAATCGATCAAGACGGCACAATTCTCGCCCATCCTTTTGAACAGCGAGTGGGACGCAACGTCAAGCAAATGTCCGATGCTCAAAGGTTGACGGAATTAATGCAAAATGCGATCGCCAATAAGCCAGATTTTCTGCATTTATTTTATTTGGAGACTGATGGAGTCGAATTAGTTACTGGATATAGTTCTATTCCTTCTCCTATTACCAGCAATAAAGGAGAAAAATGGATTATTCTCGCGGTCAGTCCCCTAGATGCTGCCTTAGAACCCCTCAAGGACATTCAGCAAGCTCTTGTGGGCATGACTTTAGGTTTGATCGCTGCCTGTTCTCTGGCTACGCTCTATTTGTCCCGTGAATTGGCTCGTCCTTTAGAACAAATTAGAGATTATTCCTTGAAGGATCAACACCTAAATTCTCATGTCGATCGCCTGCCAGAAAATTTTAAAATCCGCGAATTTAATCAGCTTTCTCTCTCCCTCAATGATATGGTGGGTCGCTTAAGGGCTTGGGGAGATGAAATTATTACGGCTTGGAAGCAAGCCCAGACAGCTAACCAGTTGAAAAGCGAATTTTTAGCCACCACTTCTCACGAGCTGAGAACTCCTCTAAATGGCATCATTAACTGTATTCGGGTAGTTCAAGACGGTTATTGCGATAGCAAAGAAGAAGAACGAGAATTTCTTCAGCAGGCAGACGATGCAGCAATTCATCTTTTAGGAATTATTAATGATGTACTGGATATCTCCAAGATTGAGGCGGGAAAACTTTCGCTCAGGATTGAACCCGTTAATTTAAATAGAGTGCTGAATGAAGTAGTCGATCTCCATCTGGTTTCTATCCAGCAGAAAAACTTGCATTTAAAAATGCCAGTTTGGGGAAAAAAACTTTATGTCCTGGCAGATGCTGCAAAACTCAAGCAGGTGCTAATTAACATAGTTAGTAATGCGGTTAAATTCACTGATTTTGGTACAATCACGATTACAATTACGACTCAACTACTGACAAGCGATCGAGAATTTGATAATTATCAATATTCTCTGGCTTCAAAAGCAGACTACCAGAGAGATATTGAAGCTTCAAGCGATAATATTGCCCTGGCTGCAAAAGCACAAATTACTGAAGAATATAATTCGCCAAATTCTTCTACAAATTCTTCTACAGCCGATAGTTATCCCGAAACACAGCAGCAAGAGCCAAATCAATACGTTGTAGTTAAAATCGAAGATACAGGCATCGGGATTGACCCCAGCCAACAGCATAAACTCTTTAATCCCTTTGTCATGGTCGATGGTTCAACCACCAGAAAGTTTGGTGGGACAGGTCTTGGGTTAGCCATTTCGCGTAATCTGATGGATTTAATGCAGGGTACGATCTCCTTAGAAAGTCCTGGAATAGGTCAAGGTACTGCTGTTTCAATTTCGATTCCGCTAACAGAAATTATAGTGAGCAATGAACAGTGA
- a CDS encoding RibD family protein: MKNRLHTTVILAMTADGKIADYQSSAARFGSINDRTHLEQQVSLADAVLFGAGTLRAYGSTMSVSNPLLLQERKARSQSPQPVQIVVSASGNLDSQWRFFQQPIPRWLITLPGNDGKWQSRTEFERILIAPENNSIINWTRTFQQLAELDLNKLAILGGGELVASLLAENLIDELWLTVCPIIFGGQSAPTPVAGKGFIHSQGKKLQLLEVKYIEQELFLHYLVISNQ; encoded by the coding sequence ATGAAAAATCGATTACATACCACTGTTATTCTAGCGATGACTGCCGATGGCAAAATTGCCGACTATCAGAGTTCGGCTGCCCGTTTTGGTTCTATTAACGATCGCACTCACCTCGAACAACAGGTATCTTTAGCAGATGCAGTTTTGTTTGGGGCAGGTACATTAAGAGCTTATGGTAGTACCATGTCGGTTTCTAATCCGCTGCTGTTGCAAGAGAGAAAAGCGCGATCGCAATCACCTCAACCTGTACAAATCGTCGTCTCTGCATCAGGGAATTTGGATTCTCAATGGCGCTTTTTTCAACAACCCATCCCGCGATGGTTGATCACTCTTCCTGGTAATGATGGCAAATGGCAAAGCAGAACAGAATTTGAGCGTATTTTAATTGCTCCAGAAAATAACTCGATCATTAATTGGACAAGGACTTTTCAGCAGCTAGCCGAATTAGATTTAAACAAGCTGGCTATCTTGGGTGGCGGGGAACTAGTAGCATCATTATTAGCAGAAAATTTAATCGATGAACTGTGGTTAACCGTTTGTCCCATAATTTTTGGCGGTCAGTCTGCCCCGACTCCTGTGGCGGGAAAAGGATTTATCCATTCTCAAGGCAAAAAACTCCAGCTACTAGAAGTCAAGTACATAGAACAAGAATTATTTCTACATTACTTAGTAATCAGTAATCAGTAA